In one window of Arthrobacter pascens DNA:
- a CDS encoding glutamate--cysteine ligase, with product MKIDFASSRQSTLGVEWELALVDGQTGELASVANEVLRGVASKHPELNEDDEHPHIKQELLLNTVELVTGICETAGEAKEDLSLSLAAVREITDPMGVEVFCAGSHPFSPPQLQPVTDKARYAKLIDRTQWWGRQMVIYGVHVHVGLDRREKALPVLDGLVNYFPHFQALSASSPFWGGEDTGYASHRALMFQQLPTAGLPFQFRSWDEYESYVQDMFTTGVIDTLSEIRWDIRPVPNLGTIEMRICDGLATLEEVGAIAALTQCLVEEFSTTLDDGGTIPTMPPWHIQENKWRAARYGMDAIIILDAAGREQLVTDHLLETLNRLEPVAAKLGCPDELADVEKIIRRGAGYQRQRRVAAEHGGDLRAVVLDLVRQMRNGPTA from the coding sequence GTGAAGATTGATTTCGCTTCTTCGAGGCAGTCGACTCTTGGGGTGGAATGGGAATTGGCGCTGGTGGACGGCCAGACCGGCGAACTGGCGTCCGTGGCCAACGAGGTGCTTCGGGGCGTCGCTTCCAAGCATCCCGAACTCAATGAGGACGACGAGCACCCCCACATCAAGCAGGAGCTGCTGCTCAACACCGTCGAGCTGGTCACCGGGATCTGCGAAACGGCCGGCGAAGCGAAGGAAGACCTCAGCCTGTCACTGGCCGCGGTCCGGGAAATCACCGACCCCATGGGTGTGGAGGTCTTCTGCGCCGGAAGCCATCCCTTCAGCCCGCCGCAGCTCCAGCCTGTGACGGACAAAGCCCGCTATGCGAAGCTGATCGACCGGACCCAGTGGTGGGGGCGCCAGATGGTGATCTACGGCGTTCACGTCCACGTCGGGCTGGACAGGCGCGAGAAGGCATTGCCCGTGCTGGACGGCCTGGTCAACTACTTCCCGCACTTCCAGGCGCTCTCGGCGTCGAGCCCGTTCTGGGGCGGCGAGGACACCGGTTACGCCTCGCACCGGGCCCTGATGTTCCAGCAGCTTCCCACCGCCGGCTTGCCGTTCCAGTTCCGGTCGTGGGACGAGTACGAATCCTATGTCCAGGACATGTTTACTACAGGCGTGATAGACACCCTGTCTGAAATACGGTGGGACATCCGGCCGGTTCCCAACCTGGGCACCATCGAAATGCGCATCTGTGACGGCCTGGCCACGCTGGAGGAGGTGGGCGCCATCGCAGCACTGACCCAGTGCCTGGTTGAGGAATTTTCCACCACCCTGGACGACGGCGGGACCATTCCCACCATGCCGCCCTGGCACATCCAGGAGAACAAGTGGCGCGCCGCCCGCTACGGGATGGACGCCATCATCATCCTCGACGCCGCGGGCAGGGAGCAGCTGGTGACGGACCACCTGCTTGAGACCCTCAACCGGCTCGAGCCGGTCGCTGCCAAGCTGGGCTGCCCGGACGAACTGGCGGACGTCGAGAAGATCATCCGCCGCGGCGCCGGGTACCAGCGCCAGCGCCGGGTGGCCGCCGAACACGGCGGTGACCTCAGGGCAGTGGTGCTGGACCTCGTCAGGCAGATGCGGAACGGACCCACCGCCTGA
- a CDS encoding glycoside hydrolase family 3 N-terminal domain-containing protein, whose amino-acid sequence MTVEEKAGQVLMPSYAGPNAEVQAATIERMHLAGSIIMGDNVPLDAQNQPDPAAMAAVNARLAQAARADGRPWPGLIGVDQEGGIVARLGAPLTEWPAPMSYGAAGSPELTRDAGRALASELVPLGFTVDFAPDTDVTVGPADPTIGARSMSGDPDTAARLGVAFSQGMQEAGILPVAKHFPGHGSVTTDSHLSLPLQPATINELRARDWKPFSAAIGAGAPVVMTGHIAVPALEPGVPASLSKPAYAELRALGFNGVAVTDALNMGAIQEQFPGGSAAPAALAAGADLLLMPPDVDAAHAAIVSAVATGSLPASRLDEAARRVATMMVWRARTAPSPGSVSVSAPGSGGAVSARVSAAAITILSGQCSGPLVPGTVRLDGGSAQDRARFEAAAAKVGLGVGEGPLLTLIGYGGVPAAGDVAVTLDAPWPLQGSSAPVKIALYGRSQGAFDALAAVLAGKAGAPGKLPAAVGGFPAGTGCP is encoded by the coding sequence ATGACGGTGGAAGAGAAGGCCGGACAGGTCCTGATGCCGTCCTATGCCGGACCCAATGCCGAAGTCCAGGCAGCCACGATTGAACGGATGCATCTTGCCGGCTCCATCATCATGGGGGACAACGTTCCGCTGGACGCGCAGAACCAGCCAGACCCTGCGGCCATGGCTGCGGTGAACGCGCGGCTGGCACAGGCAGCCCGCGCCGACGGCAGGCCATGGCCCGGGCTTATCGGCGTGGACCAGGAAGGCGGGATCGTGGCACGGCTCGGGGCGCCGCTAACCGAATGGCCGGCGCCGATGAGCTACGGCGCGGCAGGCAGCCCGGAACTGACCAGGGATGCCGGCCGGGCCCTTGCCTCCGAGCTTGTGCCCCTGGGCTTCACCGTCGATTTCGCGCCCGACACCGACGTCACGGTCGGCCCGGCCGATCCCACCATCGGCGCGCGCTCCATGTCCGGCGATCCGGACACCGCGGCACGGCTCGGGGTGGCCTTTTCCCAGGGCATGCAGGAGGCAGGCATCCTGCCCGTTGCCAAGCACTTCCCGGGACACGGCTCAGTCACCACGGACTCGCACCTGAGCCTCCCCCTGCAGCCGGCCACGATCAACGAGCTCAGGGCCCGGGACTGGAAGCCCTTCTCGGCAGCTATTGGTGCCGGAGCTCCCGTGGTCATGACCGGGCACATCGCCGTCCCTGCCCTGGAACCCGGCGTTCCGGCGTCGTTGTCGAAGCCGGCTTACGCAGAACTGCGGGCGCTGGGCTTCAACGGGGTGGCAGTGACAGACGCACTGAACATGGGTGCCATCCAGGAGCAGTTCCCGGGCGGCTCCGCAGCCCCCGCGGCGCTCGCCGCCGGAGCGGACCTGCTTCTGATGCCGCCTGACGTGGACGCGGCACACGCCGCCATTGTCAGCGCAGTAGCCACCGGCAGCCTGCCGGCATCACGCCTGGACGAGGCCGCCCGACGCGTTGCTACCATGATGGTCTGGCGGGCCAGGACAGCACCGTCGCCCGGGTCAGTGTCCGTGTCAGCGCCCGGAAGCGGCGGCGCTGTCTCCGCACGGGTTTCCGCGGCCGCAATCACCATCCTGTCCGGCCAGTGTTCGGGACCCTTGGTCCCCGGAACTGTCAGGCTCGACGGCGGCTCCGCGCAGGACCGGGCCCGGTTCGAGGCTGCTGCGGCAAAGGTGGGCCTGGGTGTGGGGGAAGGTCCACTCCTCACCCTGATCGGTTATGGCGGGGTCCCGGCCGCTGGTGACGTCGCGGTGACCCTGGATGCGCCCTGGCCTTTGCAGGGCTCCAGCGCGCCGGTCAAAATAGCGCTGTACGGCCGGAGCCAGGGCGCCTTTGACGCCCTGGCGGCCGTCCTGGCCGGAAAGGCGGGGGCGCCGGGAAAGCTGCCGGCCGCCGTCGGAGGTTTCCCGGCGGGGACCGGCTGCCCCTAG
- the alr gene encoding alanine racemase: protein MTYPVASGDFGAASGGDPLYERSAVIDLDAIRHNVRRLADAASPAKVMAVVKADAYGHGAVPVARAALEAGASWLGVAHISEALALRAAGIEAPMLAWLHTTESNFGAAVAAGVDIGCSGWELDRIVAAAREQERPARIHLKVDTGLGRNGAPMDAWDHVVGEALEYQDQGLLRVVGIFSHLSVADEPERPETDQQLAAFREVLAVAEDAGVDPEVRHLANTPATLSRPDTHFDLVRVGLGIYGLSPFEGQTSAELGLRPAMTLRTLVSLCKDVPEGQGVSYGLRYHTSGPSTLALIPMGYADGVPRIATGGPVRVAGKTYPVVGRIAMDQMVIDLGNIGPAGAGLLGAEAELFGTGAGGGPTADDWARAAGTNNYEIVTRISPRVPRQFVNEPALSGQERP from the coding sequence GTGACTTACCCCGTAGCATCCGGCGACTTCGGCGCGGCCTCAGGAGGGGACCCCCTGTACGAGAGGTCCGCCGTCATCGACCTCGACGCCATCCGGCACAACGTGCGCCGGCTGGCGGATGCGGCGTCACCGGCGAAGGTCATGGCCGTGGTGAAGGCCGATGCTTATGGACATGGGGCTGTGCCGGTGGCCAGGGCTGCCCTGGAGGCCGGGGCGTCGTGGCTGGGGGTTGCCCACATTTCCGAGGCCCTTGCACTTCGGGCTGCCGGAATCGAAGCCCCGATGCTGGCCTGGCTGCACACCACGGAAAGCAACTTCGGCGCGGCCGTGGCTGCCGGCGTCGACATCGGGTGCTCCGGCTGGGAGCTGGACCGGATCGTGGCCGCCGCCCGTGAACAGGAGCGGCCGGCGCGGATACACCTGAAAGTGGATACAGGACTGGGCCGGAACGGCGCGCCAATGGACGCCTGGGACCACGTTGTCGGCGAAGCCCTGGAGTACCAGGACCAGGGACTCCTCCGGGTAGTGGGTATTTTCTCCCACCTGTCCGTTGCCGATGAGCCGGAGCGGCCTGAAACCGACCAGCAGCTCGCGGCCTTCCGTGAAGTGCTGGCGGTGGCCGAGGACGCCGGCGTGGACCCCGAAGTCCGGCACCTCGCCAACACTCCAGCCACACTCTCCCGTCCGGATACCCACTTCGACCTGGTCCGGGTGGGGCTGGGCATTTACGGCCTCTCGCCGTTCGAAGGCCAGACATCCGCCGAACTTGGACTTCGCCCGGCCATGACCCTGCGGACGCTGGTGTCCCTGTGCAAAGACGTGCCCGAGGGACAGGGCGTGTCCTACGGGCTCCGCTACCACACGAGCGGCCCCAGCACCCTGGCCCTGATTCCGATGGGTTACGCCGACGGCGTTCCCCGGATCGCCACCGGCGGACCTGTGCGGGTGGCAGGGAAGACCTACCCCGTCGTGGGCCGTATCGCGATGGACCAGATGGTCATCGACCTCGGCAACATCGGCCCGGCCGGGGCCGGCCTGCTGGGTGCCGAGGCGGAACTGTTCGGCACCGGGGCCGGCGGCGGACCAACAGCGGATGACTGGGCGCGGGCGGCCGGCACCAACAACTATGAAATCGTGACCAGGATCAGCCCGCGTGTTCCGCGGCAGTTCGTCAACGAACCCGCACTCAGCGGACAGGAAAGGCCATGA
- the rimI gene encoding ribosomal protein S18-alanine N-acetyltransferase has product MTLEDVPAVNALEQRLFPADAWPLQMFLDELSQTTTRRYLVAETSSGIVGYAGLMCIEPIADVQTIAVVPELEGRGIGSALLTQLIEEARRRRAEDVLLEVRADNPRAQQLYLRFGFEQIHLRRKYYRDGVDALIMRLQLTGPSAAPTTEAGRP; this is encoded by the coding sequence ATGACTCTGGAGGACGTGCCGGCCGTCAACGCACTGGAACAGCGGCTGTTCCCCGCGGACGCGTGGCCGCTGCAGATGTTCCTTGACGAACTGTCACAGACCACAACCCGCCGCTACCTCGTGGCGGAAACCAGTTCCGGGATCGTGGGCTATGCAGGCCTCATGTGCATCGAGCCGATTGCCGACGTACAGACGATCGCTGTGGTCCCTGAACTGGAAGGCCGGGGGATCGGCTCCGCCCTGCTGACGCAGCTCATCGAGGAAGCCCGGCGCCGCCGGGCCGAAGACGTCCTGCTCGAGGTCCGTGCGGACAATCCGCGCGCCCAGCAGCTGTACCTGAGGTTCGGCTTCGAGCAGATCCATCTCCGGCGGAAGTACTACCGGGACGGCGTGGACGCCCTCATCATGCGGCTCCAGCTGACCGGGCCCTCCGCCGCCCCGACAACGGAAGCAGGCCGGCCATGA
- the tsaD gene encoding tRNA (adenosine(37)-N6)-threonylcarbamoyltransferase complex transferase subunit TsaD, translated as MNRSQPLVLGIESSCDETGVGIVRGTTLLTNTVSSSMDEHVRFGGVIPEIASRAHLDAFVPTLRQALSDAEVDLEEVDAIAVTSGPGLAGALMVGVCAAKALAVATGKPLYAINHLVAHVGVGLLNGGPAGNADGSADGGLPLRDNLGALLVSGGHTEILKISSITDDVQLLGSTIDDAAGEAYDKVARILGLGYPGGPAIDRMARTGNPKAIRFPRGLSQPKYMGTPEEPGPHRYDWSFSGLKTAVARCVEQFEARGEDVPVADIAAAFQEAVVDVISYKAVLACREHGIKDVLLGGGVAANSRLRELTGQRCTSAGISLHVPPLDLCTDNGAMVAALGAQLVMAGIGPSGLRFAPDSSMPVTSVSLPA; from the coding sequence ATGAACCGCTCACAGCCCCTGGTGCTGGGCATCGAATCCTCCTGCGACGAGACCGGCGTCGGCATCGTGCGGGGAACCACCCTCCTCACCAACACGGTGTCCTCCTCGATGGATGAACATGTGCGCTTTGGCGGCGTGATCCCGGAAATTGCCTCAAGGGCACATCTGGACGCTTTCGTGCCCACCCTGCGGCAGGCACTGTCCGACGCGGAAGTGGACCTGGAGGAAGTGGACGCCATCGCCGTCACGTCCGGACCGGGCCTGGCAGGGGCCCTGATGGTGGGAGTATGCGCGGCGAAGGCCCTGGCCGTCGCCACAGGCAAGCCGCTGTACGCGATCAACCACCTGGTGGCGCACGTCGGCGTGGGGCTCCTCAACGGGGGGCCCGCCGGAAATGCGGATGGCTCCGCCGACGGCGGTCTCCCGCTCCGGGACAACCTGGGCGCCCTGCTGGTATCCGGCGGGCACACCGAGATCCTGAAGATCAGCAGCATTACCGATGATGTGCAGCTGCTGGGCTCAACCATCGACGACGCCGCCGGCGAGGCCTACGACAAGGTGGCCCGTATCCTGGGACTGGGCTATCCGGGCGGCCCGGCGATCGACAGGATGGCCCGTACCGGGAATCCGAAAGCCATCCGCTTCCCGCGCGGTCTTTCCCAGCCCAAGTACATGGGTACGCCGGAAGAACCAGGGCCGCACCGGTATGACTGGTCATTCAGCGGGCTGAAGACGGCGGTGGCCCGGTGCGTGGAACAGTTCGAGGCCCGCGGCGAGGACGTTCCGGTGGCTGACATTGCCGCCGCTTTCCAGGAGGCGGTGGTGGACGTGATCTCGTACAAGGCGGTACTGGCCTGCCGCGAGCACGGAATCAAGGATGTGCTGCTGGGCGGGGGAGTGGCAGCCAACTCCAGGCTGCGCGAGCTCACCGGCCAGCGCTGTACTTCTGCCGGAATCAGCCTGCACGTGCCGCCGCTGGACCTGTGCACGGACAACGGTGCCATGGTGGCCGCCCTGGGTGCGCAGCTGGTCATGGCAGGGATCGGTCCGAGCGGCCTACGCTTCGCCCCGGACTCCTCGATGCCGGTGACCTCGGTGTCGCTTCCCGCCTGA
- a CDS encoding class I SAM-dependent methyltransferase — translation MAQAPQDQIAPLLTSEGWELLASLGPYREDKAFELNASLRKAGHSPELVSAVLTQSRLRTKAQLKFGEFARQMLFTSAGLEQATRLNVAARHAERFAQAGISHVADLGCGLAADSLALASMDITVTAVEMDETTAACATVNLIPFPNARVVHSDATTVPLEGVDGVWLDPARRVTSTSGTRRIWDPEAFSPPLSFVESLAATGRAVGVKMGPGMPHDSVPAGCEAQWVSVGGDVTEVALWFNAVSRPGIRRAALLLGPQGAAEITSGEDFDAGPAAPVGPVEGYLYEPDGAVIRAGLVADVALQLGGHLVDEHIAYICAPALVDTPFARAYKVLEVMAYNVKALKAWVKDNGIGVLDIKKRGMAITPEELRKELLPAGKGAGKNAGKRGGTKTATLVLTRIGEDRVAISVAPV, via the coding sequence ATGGCTCAAGCACCGCAGGACCAGATCGCCCCTCTGCTCACGAGCGAAGGCTGGGAGCTCCTGGCGTCCCTCGGTCCCTACCGGGAAGACAAGGCCTTCGAGCTCAATGCGTCACTCCGCAAGGCCGGCCACTCCCCCGAACTGGTCTCGGCAGTCCTCACCCAGTCAAGGCTCCGGACCAAGGCTCAACTGAAGTTCGGGGAGTTCGCCCGGCAGATGCTTTTCACTTCGGCCGGCCTGGAACAGGCCACCCGGTTGAACGTTGCCGCCCGCCACGCGGAGCGGTTTGCGCAGGCGGGCATCAGCCACGTGGCCGACCTGGGCTGCGGGCTTGCCGCAGACTCCCTGGCCCTGGCGTCCATGGACATCACTGTCACCGCAGTGGAGATGGACGAAACCACCGCCGCCTGCGCCACCGTGAACCTCATTCCCTTTCCGAACGCCAGGGTGGTGCATTCGGATGCGACGACGGTACCGCTGGAGGGGGTCGACGGCGTCTGGCTGGATCCCGCCCGCCGTGTCACATCCACGTCCGGGACCAGGCGCATCTGGGATCCGGAGGCCTTTTCCCCTCCGCTCTCGTTCGTGGAATCCCTGGCCGCCACAGGCCGCGCTGTGGGAGTCAAGATGGGTCCAGGCATGCCGCACGACTCGGTTCCGGCCGGCTGCGAAGCGCAGTGGGTTTCAGTGGGCGGCGACGTCACCGAGGTGGCGCTCTGGTTCAATGCGGTGAGCCGGCCCGGAATCCGCAGGGCTGCTCTGTTGCTGGGGCCGCAGGGCGCCGCTGAAATCACCAGCGGCGAAGACTTCGACGCCGGACCGGCCGCGCCCGTGGGGCCGGTGGAGGGCTACCTGTACGAGCCCGACGGCGCCGTGATCCGTGCGGGCCTGGTCGCCGACGTCGCGCTTCAGTTGGGCGGGCACCTGGTTGATGAACACATCGCCTATATCTGCGCTCCGGCCCTGGTGGATACGCCCTTCGCTCGCGCCTACAAGGTGCTGGAAGTGATGGCTTACAACGTCAAGGCGCTCAAGGCCTGGGTGAAGGACAACGGCATAGGCGTGCTGGATATCAAGAAGCGCGGCATGGCCATCACCCCGGAAGAACTGCGCAAAGAACTGCTCCCCGCGGGCAAGGGCGCAGGTAAAAATGCGGGAAAGAGAGGCGGAACCAAGACGGCCACCCTGGTCCTGACCCGCATCGGCGAGGACCGGGTGGCAATCTCCGTAGCGCCGGTCTGA
- a CDS encoding shikimate 5-dehydrogenase, whose product MPILNKDMTLCISLSARPSNNGTRFHNHLYEQLGLNWIYKAFAPTDLAQAIAGVRGLGIRGCAVSMPYKEDVIALVDEMDPSARAIDSVNTIVNTDGHLKAYNTDYTAIEQLLQSNALPTDYSVLVQGAGGMAKATVAALRDAGFGDVTVIARNEASGRALAEHYGFPWRQALDGGTADLIINVTPIGMAGGMEGKAAAESLSFPQDAIDAAKVVFDVVALPGETPLIKAARAAGKPVITGAEVATIQALEQFVLYTGVRPTREQVRAAEEFMRAQ is encoded by the coding sequence GTGCCCATTCTCAATAAAGACATGACCCTCTGCATCTCGCTTTCGGCCCGGCCGAGCAACAACGGGACCCGTTTCCACAACCATCTGTACGAACAGCTTGGACTGAACTGGATCTACAAGGCCTTCGCCCCCACGGACCTCGCGCAGGCCATCGCCGGTGTCAGGGGCCTGGGAATCCGTGGCTGCGCCGTGTCCATGCCGTACAAGGAGGACGTCATCGCCCTGGTGGATGAGATGGATCCCTCAGCCAGGGCCATCGACTCGGTCAATACCATCGTGAACACCGACGGGCACCTCAAGGCCTACAACACCGATTACACGGCCATCGAGCAGCTGCTCCAGAGCAACGCCTTGCCTACTGACTACTCGGTGCTGGTCCAGGGCGCCGGCGGCATGGCCAAAGCCACAGTCGCGGCGCTCCGCGACGCAGGATTCGGGGATGTTACCGTGATCGCCCGCAATGAGGCCAGTGGACGGGCCCTGGCGGAACACTACGGGTTCCCCTGGCGCCAGGCGCTCGACGGCGGCACGGCGGACCTGATCATCAACGTGACCCCTATCGGTATGGCAGGAGGTATGGAGGGAAAAGCCGCCGCGGAGTCGCTGTCCTTCCCCCAGGACGCCATCGATGCCGCCAAGGTGGTGTTCGACGTTGTCGCCCTGCCCGGCGAAACGCCGCTCATCAAAGCCGCCCGCGCCGCCGGGAAGCCGGTCATCACCGGCGCCGAGGTGGCCACCATTCAGGCCCTTGAACAATTCGTCCTGTACACCGGCGTCCGCCCCACCAGGGAGCAGGTGCGCGCCGCCGAAGAGTTCATGCGGGCGCAGTAG
- the tsaE gene encoding tRNA (adenosine(37)-N6)-threonylcarbamoyltransferase complex ATPase subunit type 1 TsaE, with translation MSLPAPADRPNWEITLSVSTAEQTHALGAALGGSLEAGDLLVLSGELGAGKTTFTQGLGEGLGVRAGIISPTFVLVRIHPNLPDGPRPGGPDLVHVDAYRLGSASEIDDIDLENTLDSSVTVVEWGHGRVEHLSESRLEVDLHRPVGQQPPARAAGTTGSDSSVPDALDFDTDDDDEPRTIVMRGFGPRWIGAPTLAGIPEGTA, from the coding sequence ATGAGCCTCCCCGCCCCGGCGGACCGTCCGAACTGGGAAATAACACTAAGCGTTTCGACGGCGGAGCAGACCCATGCCCTCGGCGCCGCGTTGGGAGGATCACTGGAAGCAGGGGACCTGCTTGTACTCTCCGGCGAACTCGGGGCGGGCAAGACCACCTTCACGCAGGGGCTGGGGGAAGGGCTGGGCGTGCGCGCCGGGATCATCTCGCCCACCTTTGTGCTGGTCCGCATCCACCCGAACCTGCCGGACGGTCCCCGCCCCGGTGGTCCGGACCTGGTCCACGTGGATGCCTACCGGCTGGGATCGGCGTCGGAAATAGACGACATCGACCTGGAGAACACCCTCGACTCATCCGTGACCGTGGTGGAATGGGGACATGGGCGCGTGGAGCACCTGAGCGAAAGCCGGCTGGAAGTGGACCTGCACCGCCCCGTCGGCCAGCAGCCTCCTGCCAGGGCCGCCGGAACTACGGGCTCCGACAGTTCCGTACCTGACGCCCTGGACTTTGACACCGATGACGACGACGAACCCCGCACCATCGTGATGCGCGGCTTCGGTCCGCGCTGGATCGGCGCACCGACGCTCGCCGGGATCCCCGAAGGGACAGCCTGA
- the groES gene encoding co-chaperone GroES, with protein sequence MSVSIKPLEDRIVVRPLEAEQTTASGLVIPDSAQEKPQEGEVVAVGPGRFDDNGNRVPLDVAEGDVVIYSKYGGTEVKHSGTEYLVLSARDVLAIVVK encoded by the coding sequence GTGTCGGTCTCTATTAAGCCTCTTGAGGATCGTATTGTTGTCCGCCCGCTCGAAGCCGAGCAGACTACGGCTTCCGGCCTGGTCATCCCGGACTCCGCACAGGAGAAGCCGCAGGAAGGCGAAGTTGTTGCAGTAGGCCCCGGCCGCTTTGACGACAACGGCAACCGCGTTCCCCTCGACGTTGCTGAAGGCGACGTTGTTATCTACTCGAAGTACGGCGGAACCGAAGTCAAGCACAGCGGTACCGAGTACCTCGTGCTGTCCGCCCGCGACGTTCTGGCGATCGTCGTTAAGTAA
- the tsaB gene encoding tRNA (adenosine(37)-N6)-threonylcarbamoyltransferase complex dimerization subunit type 1 TsaB → MLILAIDTSAVASAALVSDDALEGVVASFSTEDTRSHAEVLAPGIEELLASAGVTGSDIDAIVTGVGPGPFTGLRSGIATARTLAFVWDRPLYGMMSLDAVALEVAESTAATAEFLVVTDARRKEVYWARYSLAPGQLPQLEDGPHVSFAADLPDLPAFGAGAGLYADVLRADPAFSAEQPDALYLGQFALARLAADVKLPDSTPLYLRESDAQVPGPRKRAL, encoded by the coding sequence ATGCTCATCCTTGCCATCGATACCTCCGCCGTGGCCAGCGCCGCGCTGGTCTCCGACGACGCCCTGGAAGGGGTAGTGGCGAGTTTCTCCACCGAAGACACGCGCAGTCATGCCGAGGTGCTGGCACCGGGCATCGAGGAGCTTCTCGCCTCGGCCGGTGTCACGGGCAGCGATATCGACGCGATCGTGACCGGAGTCGGCCCCGGCCCCTTCACAGGCCTGCGGTCAGGCATCGCTACGGCCCGGACGCTGGCCTTCGTGTGGGACAGACCGCTGTACGGAATGATGAGCCTGGACGCCGTCGCCCTCGAAGTCGCCGAATCGACAGCGGCGACGGCCGAGTTCCTGGTAGTCACTGACGCCCGCCGCAAAGAGGTCTACTGGGCGCGCTACAGCCTGGCACCGGGGCAGCTGCCGCAGCTTGAGGACGGCCCGCATGTCAGCTTCGCGGCGGACCTGCCGGACCTGCCGGCCTTTGGTGCAGGAGCGGGACTATACGCGGACGTCCTCCGTGCAGATCCAGCCTTCAGCGCCGAGCAGCCTGATGCGCTCTACCTGGGACAGTTCGCCCTCGCCCGGCTGGCCGCAGACGTGAAACTGCCCGATTCGACACCGCTCTACCTCCGCGAATCCGACGCGCAGGTCCCGGGACCGCGGAAGCGGGCACTGTGA